One window of Burkholderia thailandensis E264 genomic DNA carries:
- a CDS encoding DUF2946 domain-containing protein, with product MKRSTRWMSLVWLALVLNVLSPVIGYARAAANAHDAPFALELCSAAGARSIAIGSGGQTRQDDGSLAHVAHCVYCPGFAANVALGSSAPVLPGFVRAFAYASRVERPAVFFRRGVRIAQPRAPPETVPV from the coding sequence ATGAAACGTTCGACGCGATGGATGAGCCTCGTCTGGCTGGCGCTGGTACTCAATGTACTATCGCCCGTCATCGGCTACGCGCGCGCCGCCGCGAACGCGCACGACGCGCCGTTCGCGCTCGAATTGTGCAGTGCGGCAGGCGCGCGGAGCATCGCCATCGGCAGCGGCGGGCAGACGCGCCAGGACGACGGTTCGCTCGCGCATGTCGCGCATTGCGTCTATTGTCCCGGCTTCGCCGCGAACGTCGCGCTCGGCTCGAGCGCGCCCGTGCTGCCCGGTTTCGTTCGCGCGTTCGCGTATGCGAGCCGCGTCGAACGGCCCGCCGTCTTCTTTCGCCGCGGCGTGCGCATCGCGCAGCCGCGGGCTCCGCCTGAAACCGTCCCGGTCTGA
- a CDS encoding TonB-dependent receptor, which produces MSHELAAHVARTRLAAACVAAFAWPAAHAVTTGAAVPADSTSAAAAETTASGKTLDIVRVTAQRPAFASDTPGVVEALTREQIDSHVNVTTEDALKYAPNLMVRRRYIGDRNSVFAGRDFNELQSARGLVYADGILLSNLLGSSYSYPPRWSLIQPDDIARVDVLYGPFSALYPGNAIGSTVQITTRKPDRLEASVSTQFFTQRYRDGYGFADSFGGNHQTARVADRVGRFWYALSLDRLENDSQPMQYASPNGTFDPRLGASVPVTGAVSDIGPNGRPRTIVGAQTIERTEQLNETLRFGYAFTDHVDATVTLGHWENHYRQHGDTFLRDAAGNPVYGGNVSFGGRSYTVSPTAFAPQTGDQENWLYGLGLDARLASGWKLSATASAYEVSRDVLRSASGAPTGAWDGGPGTVFHGDGTGWRTVDLRAESPDVRGHRFSFGYHFDTYFLRNATYNTADWQNAVPTTLANRYRGNTRTQALYAQDAWRFAPGWLATLGLRYERWDAYGGQLGNANATLGYAGRGATALSPKLALEWQPTDAWRLRLSFATGTRFPTVAELFQGTISNNAIVNNNPNLQPEKAIDWDFTAERDVGFGVVRTSVFQSDLRNSIYSQTTVAGASTYTNISNVDRVRVRGVELAFSGQDVAIKGLDVDANVSATNAQTLADAANPNYVGARWPRIPRMRANLLASYRFGEHWMTSVGVRYSGRQYNALDNSDVNPNVYGGTSSFAVVDLKARYRFDRHWLASFGIDNVTDRRYYVFHPYPGRTFYGELKWSL; this is translated from the coding sequence ATGTCCCATGAACTTGCCGCGCACGTCGCGCGCACGCGGCTCGCGGCCGCCTGCGTCGCGGCGTTCGCCTGGCCCGCCGCGCACGCCGTCACGACGGGCGCCGCCGTCCCTGCCGATTCAACGTCCGCCGCCGCTGCCGAGACGACCGCATCCGGGAAAACCCTGGATATCGTCAGGGTGACCGCGCAGCGCCCCGCATTCGCGTCCGACACGCCCGGCGTCGTCGAGGCGCTCACGCGCGAGCAGATCGATTCGCACGTCAACGTGACGACCGAAGACGCGCTCAAGTACGCGCCGAACCTGATGGTGCGCCGGCGCTATATCGGCGATCGCAACTCCGTGTTCGCCGGCCGCGATTTCAACGAGTTGCAGAGCGCGCGCGGACTCGTTTACGCGGACGGCATCCTCCTGTCGAATCTGCTCGGCTCCAGTTACTCGTATCCGCCGCGTTGGTCGCTGATCCAGCCCGACGACATCGCGCGCGTCGACGTGCTGTACGGCCCGTTCTCCGCGCTCTACCCGGGCAATGCGATCGGCTCGACCGTGCAGATCACGACGCGCAAGCCGGATCGGCTCGAGGCGTCGGTGTCGACGCAGTTCTTCACGCAGCGCTATCGCGACGGCTACGGCTTTGCCGACAGCTTCGGCGGCAATCACCAGACCGCGCGCGTCGCCGACCGCGTCGGGCGCTTCTGGTATGCGCTGTCGCTCGACCGGCTCGAGAACGACAGCCAGCCGATGCAATACGCGAGCCCGAATGGCACGTTCGATCCGCGGCTCGGCGCGAGCGTGCCGGTGACGGGCGCCGTTTCCGACATCGGCCCGAACGGCCGGCCTCGGACGATCGTCGGCGCGCAGACGATCGAGCGCACCGAGCAGCTCAACGAGACGCTGCGCTTCGGCTATGCGTTCACCGACCACGTCGATGCGACGGTTACGCTCGGCCACTGGGAGAATCACTACCGGCAGCACGGCGACACGTTCCTGCGCGACGCGGCGGGCAACCCGGTATACGGCGGCAACGTGTCGTTCGGCGGGCGCAGCTACACGGTGTCGCCGACCGCGTTCGCGCCGCAGACCGGCGACCAGGAGAACTGGCTGTACGGGCTCGGGCTCGACGCGCGTCTCGCATCAGGCTGGAAGCTGTCGGCGACCGCGTCCGCGTACGAGGTGTCGCGCGACGTGCTGCGCAGCGCGTCCGGCGCGCCGACCGGCGCGTGGGACGGCGGCCCGGGCACGGTATTCCATGGCGACGGCACCGGCTGGCGCACCGTCGATTTGCGAGCGGAGTCGCCCGACGTGCGCGGGCACCGCTTCTCGTTCGGCTATCACTTCGACACCTATTTCCTGCGCAACGCGACCTACAACACGGCGGACTGGCAAAACGCCGTGCCGACGACGCTTGCGAACCGTTATCGCGGCAACACGCGCACGCAGGCGCTGTACGCGCAAGACGCGTGGCGTTTCGCGCCCGGCTGGCTCGCGACGCTCGGCCTGCGCTACGAACGATGGGATGCATACGGCGGCCAGCTCGGCAACGCGAACGCGACGCTCGGCTACGCCGGCCGTGGCGCGACCGCGCTGTCGCCGAAGCTCGCGCTCGAATGGCAGCCAACGGACGCATGGCGCCTGCGGCTGTCGTTCGCGACGGGCACGCGCTTTCCGACCGTGGCCGAACTGTTCCAGGGCACGATCTCGAACAACGCGATCGTCAACAACAACCCGAACCTGCAACCGGAAAAGGCGATCGACTGGGACTTCACGGCCGAGCGCGACGTCGGCTTCGGCGTCGTGCGCACGAGCGTGTTCCAGAGCGATCTGCGCAATTCGATCTACAGCCAGACGACGGTCGCGGGCGCTTCGACGTACACGAACATCTCGAACGTCGACCGCGTGCGGGTGCGCGGCGTCGAACTCGCGTTTTCAGGGCAGGACGTCGCGATCAAGGGGCTCGACGTTGACGCGAACGTGTCCGCGACGAATGCGCAGACGCTCGCCGATGCGGCGAATCCGAACTACGTCGGCGCGCGTTGGCCGCGGATTCCACGGATGCGCGCGAACTTGCTCGCGTCGTACCGCTTCGGCGAGCACTGGATGACGAGCGTCGGCGTGCGCTATTCGGGGCGGCAGTACAACGCGCTCGACAACAGCGACGTGAACCCGAACGTGTACGGCGGCACCAGTTCGTTTGCGGTCGTCGACCTCAAGGCGCGCTACCGGTTCGATCGGCACTGGCTCGCGTCGTTCGGCATCGACAACGTGACCGATCGCCGCTACTACGTGTTTCACCCTTATCCAGGCCGCACTTTTTATGGAGAGTTGAAATGGTCGCTGTGA
- a CDS encoding sialidase family protein codes for MAGVALVAFACGALANDARPAAGASNAHAAHMAMDAAASGATQKAPLATGAAFDARHRLWVAWVEGLHVVVAHSDDAGHTLSAPVAVNALPEPIYTSAENRPKIAASPDGRAIYVTWSMPLDAPYTGMVRFSRSIDGGATWTVPVTMHRDRQAITHRFDMLTIDPRGRIFVAWIDKRDLVAAQRAGRSYDGAAIYYAVSDDGGATFEPERKVADHTCECCRIAMTIDPDGRVQATWRNVFPGQIRDHAVAVLPASAGRAVEPVRATFSNWHVEACPDHGPALAITTDGVRHLAWFGVVDGKADVFYSRLDANGKPLGTPFAFGDDPAAPGEQASHAALVAQRDALWLAWKAFDGDTMRIKLRRSDDGGAHWSAPRTLAQTSGASDNPQLLTDSGRVYLSWRTRNDGYRLIDVGALQ; via the coding sequence TTGGCGGGCGTTGCGCTCGTCGCGTTCGCGTGCGGCGCGCTCGCGAACGACGCGCGGCCGGCCGCTGGCGCATCGAACGCGCACGCGGCGCACATGGCGATGGACGCCGCGGCGTCCGGTGCCACGCAGAAGGCGCCGCTCGCGACGGGCGCGGCATTCGATGCGCGCCATCGGCTATGGGTCGCGTGGGTCGAAGGGCTGCATGTCGTCGTCGCGCATTCGGACGACGCCGGGCACACGCTGTCGGCGCCCGTCGCGGTCAACGCGCTGCCCGAGCCGATCTACACGAGCGCCGAGAACCGGCCGAAGATCGCCGCGAGCCCGGACGGGCGCGCGATCTACGTGACCTGGTCGATGCCGCTCGATGCGCCTTACACCGGGATGGTGCGCTTCTCGCGCTCGATCGACGGCGGCGCGACGTGGACGGTGCCCGTCACCATGCATCGAGACCGGCAGGCGATCACGCATCGTTTCGACATGCTGACGATCGATCCGCGAGGCCGCATCTTCGTCGCGTGGATCGACAAGCGCGATCTCGTCGCGGCGCAGCGGGCGGGGCGTTCTTACGACGGCGCAGCGATCTACTACGCGGTATCGGACGACGGCGGGGCGACGTTCGAGCCGGAGCGCAAGGTGGCCGATCACACGTGCGAATGCTGCCGGATTGCGATGACGATCGATCCCGACGGCCGCGTGCAGGCCACATGGCGCAACGTGTTCCCCGGCCAGATCCGCGATCATGCGGTGGCGGTGCTGCCCGCGTCGGCGGGCCGCGCGGTCGAGCCCGTGCGCGCGACGTTCTCGAACTGGCATGTCGAGGCGTGCCCGGATCACGGGCCTGCGCTCGCGATCACGACCGATGGCGTGCGGCATCTCGCGTGGTTCGGTGTCGTCGACGGCAAGGCCGACGTGTTCTATTCGCGACTCGATGCGAACGGCAAGCCGCTCGGCACGCCGTTCGCGTTCGGCGACGATCCGGCGGCGCCGGGCGAACAGGCGTCGCATGCGGCGCTCGTCGCGCAGCGCGACGCGCTGTGGCTCGCGTGGAAGGCGTTCGACGGCGATACGATGCGCATCAAGCTGCGCCGGTCGGACGACGGCGGCGCGCATTGGAGCGCACCGCGCACGCTCGCGCAGACGTCCGGCGCGAGCGACAACCCGCAGTTGCTGACCGACAGTGGGCGCGTCTATCTGTCGTGGCGCACGCGCAACGACGGCTATCGGTTGATCGACGTGGGGGCGCTGCAATGA
- a CDS encoding TlpA disulfide reductase family protein codes for MKRIVFALTAFAIVASSVAGASRLPQPLRASDVASLYASGSGAPLVVEVWSLDCGYCRENAAHLVEWQRRHPQVRIALVALDSLDERGQEIAGALMQMKLPATVRQYANAEPMPERLRAALDPAWRGELPRTLWIGADGTRRAKSGLLAPDVLDAWLKRRDS; via the coding sequence ATGAAACGGATCGTTTTCGCACTTACCGCGTTCGCGATTGTCGCGTCGAGCGTCGCGGGAGCATCGCGGTTGCCGCAGCCGCTGCGTGCGTCGGATGTCGCGTCGCTCTATGCGAGCGGAAGCGGTGCGCCGCTCGTCGTCGAAGTGTGGTCGCTCGACTGCGGCTACTGCCGCGAGAACGCCGCGCATCTCGTCGAATGGCAGCGGCGGCATCCGCAGGTGCGCATCGCGCTCGTCGCGCTCGATTCGCTCGACGAGCGTGGCCAGGAGATTGCCGGCGCGCTCATGCAAATGAAGCTGCCCGCGACGGTCAGGCAGTACGCAAACGCGGAGCCGATGCCGGAACGGCTGCGCGCGGCGCTCGATCCGGCGTGGCGCGGCGAACTGCCGCGCACGCTATGGATCGGCGCGGACGGCACGCGACGCGCGAAGAGCGGCTTGCTCGCGCCGGACGTGCTCGATGCGTGGCTGAAACGTCGGGATTCCTGA
- a CDS encoding GlsB/YeaQ/YmgE family stress response membrane protein, whose amino-acid sequence MAHGLIMWLIIGAIAGWLAGLLVKGGGFGLLVDIIVGIVGAVIGGWLAGILGIHIGGGFISSVIVAVIGAVILLFVIRLFKRA is encoded by the coding sequence ATGGCTCATGGCTTGATTATGTGGCTCATCATCGGCGCAATCGCCGGCTGGCTCGCCGGCCTGCTCGTGAAGGGCGGCGGCTTCGGGCTGCTCGTGGACATCATCGTCGGCATCGTCGGCGCCGTCATCGGCGGCTGGCTCGCCGGCATTCTCGGCATTCACATCGGCGGCGGCTTCATCAGTTCCGTGATCGTCGCCGTGATCGGCGCTGTCATCTTGCTGTTCGTGATCCGGCTATTCAAGCGAGCCTGA
- a CDS encoding class 1 fructose-bisphosphatase gives MSITRRTTLSKYLIEQQRETHNLPADLRLLIEVVARACKAISYNVSKGALGDALGTAGSENVQGEVQKKLDILSNEILLDANEWGGNLAAMASEEMETFFPIPANYPRGEYLLVFDPLDGSSNIDVNVSIGTIFSVLRCPDGQQATEQSFLQPGTEQVAAGYAVYGPQTVFVLTTGNGVNCFTLDREVGSWVLTQSNLRIPEDTREYAINASNARHWYDPVKRYVDELNAGAEGPRGENFNMRWIASMVADVHRILNRGGIFMYPADKRTPDRPGKLRLMYEANPMSFIVEQAGGAATTGLKRILDVQPTGLHQRVPVILGSKNEVERVARYHQEAQS, from the coding sequence ATGTCCATTACCCGACGCACCACGCTGTCCAAGTATCTGATCGAGCAGCAGCGTGAGACCCACAACCTCCCCGCCGACCTGCGCCTGTTGATCGAAGTGGTCGCGCGCGCGTGCAAGGCGATCAGCTACAACGTGAGCAAGGGCGCGTTGGGCGATGCGCTCGGCACGGCGGGCAGCGAGAATGTCCAGGGCGAAGTGCAGAAGAAGCTCGACATCCTGTCGAACGAGATCCTGCTCGACGCGAACGAATGGGGCGGCAATCTCGCCGCGATGGCGTCGGAGGAAATGGAGACGTTCTTCCCGATCCCGGCGAACTACCCGCGCGGCGAATACCTGCTCGTGTTCGATCCGCTCGACGGCTCGTCGAACATCGACGTGAACGTGTCGATCGGCACGATCTTCTCGGTGCTGCGCTGCCCGGACGGCCAGCAGGCGACCGAGCAATCGTTCCTGCAGCCGGGCACCGAGCAGGTCGCGGCGGGTTACGCGGTGTACGGCCCGCAAACCGTGTTCGTGCTGACGACGGGCAACGGCGTGAACTGCTTCACGCTCGACCGCGAAGTCGGCTCGTGGGTGCTCACGCAAAGCAACCTGCGGATTCCGGAGGACACGCGCGAGTATGCGATCAACGCGTCGAACGCGCGCCACTGGTACGACCCGGTGAAGCGCTACGTCGACGAGCTGAACGCGGGCGCCGAAGGCCCGCGCGGCGAGAACTTCAACATGCGCTGGATCGCCTCGATGGTCGCCGACGTGCACAGGATCCTGAACCGCGGCGGCATCTTCATGTACCCGGCCGACAAGCGCACGCCGGATCGTCCGGGCAAGCTGCGCCTGATGTACGAAGCGAACCCGATGTCGTTCATCGTCGAGCAGGCGGGCGGCGCGGCGACGACGGGCCTGAAGCGGATCCTCGACGTGCAGCCGACGGGCCTGCACCAGCGCGTGCCGGTGATCCTCGGCTCGAAGAACGAAGTCGAGCGCGTCGCGCGCTATCACCAGGAAGCGCAGTCTTAA
- a CDS encoding LysR family transcriptional regulator has product MIRSPLEFRHLQTLVALRDTGNLSRAAQVLCLTQSALSHQLKALETHFGLPLFVRKSAPLTFTAAGKRLLALAEQVVPAIEEAERDIARLALGTGGALRIAVECHTCFDWLMPAMDAFRQRWPEVELDIVSGFHADPIGLLHQDRADLAIVAEADADEAVGYHPLFRFQIVGLVGNDHALAQKPSLAAADFADETLITYPVPDEMLDIVRQVLKPAGIEPKRRTSELTIAILQLVASRRGVAALPLWAVATYLDKRYVSARPVLRADGSALSGELYAATLPAFSTRAYAADFVATMRETSAASLPEIELL; this is encoded by the coding sequence ATGATCCGCTCCCCGCTCGAATTCCGGCATCTGCAAACGCTCGTCGCGCTGCGCGACACCGGCAACCTGTCGCGCGCCGCGCAGGTGCTGTGCCTCACGCAGTCGGCGCTGTCGCACCAGTTGAAGGCGCTCGAGACGCACTTCGGGCTGCCCCTCTTCGTGCGCAAGTCCGCGCCGCTCACCTTCACCGCGGCCGGCAAGCGGCTGCTCGCGCTCGCCGAGCAGGTCGTGCCCGCGATCGAGGAAGCCGAACGCGACATCGCGCGCCTCGCGCTCGGCACGGGCGGCGCGCTGCGCATCGCGGTCGAGTGCCATACCTGCTTCGACTGGCTGATGCCCGCGATGGACGCGTTCCGGCAGCGCTGGCCGGAAGTCGAACTCGACATCGTGTCGGGCTTTCACGCGGACCCGATCGGCCTCCTGCACCAGGATCGCGCGGATCTCGCGATCGTCGCCGAGGCCGATGCCGACGAAGCGGTCGGCTATCACCCGCTCTTTCGCTTCCAGATCGTCGGGCTCGTCGGCAACGACCACGCGCTCGCGCAAAAGCCGTCGCTCGCGGCCGCCGACTTCGCCGACGAGACGCTCATCACGTACCCGGTGCCCGACGAGATGCTCGACATCGTCCGGCAGGTTCTGAAGCCCGCCGGCATCGAGCCGAAGCGGCGCACGTCGGAGCTGACGATCGCGATCCTGCAGCTCGTCGCAAGCCGTCGCGGCGTCGCGGCGCTGCCGCTATGGGCGGTCGCGACCTATCTCGACAAGCGCTACGTGAGCGCGCGCCCGGTGCTGCGCGCCGACGGCTCGGCGCTGTCGGGCGAGCTCTATGCGGCGACGCTGCCCGCGTTCTCGACGCGCGCGTACGCAGCCGACTTCGTCGCGACGATGCGCGAGACGAGCGCGGCGTCGCTGCCCGAGATCGAGCTGCTGTAA
- the metE gene encoding 5-methyltetrahydropteroyltriglutamate--homocysteine S-methyltransferase yields the protein MTTAHILGFPRIGAQRELKFALERYWRDGASADAERALVDTGRALRAAHWQTQRDAGLDCVTVGDFAWYDHVLTTLAHVGGLPRRFGFDARALTLADYFAAARGNAAQPAMEMTKWFDTNYHYLVPEYSPATTFGPGVEWLFDEVREARALGHRPKAALVGPLTLLWLGKARDGLADRLELLPRLVPAYRALLARLREAGVDWVQIDEPIFALDLPAAWRDAARPAYEALVPGAPKLLVATYFDDVSEHAALLKALPVAGLHVDLVRGDAQLDAFVADYPADKVLSCGIVDGRNVWRNDLDRSLARLAPVHETLGERLWIATSCSLLHAPVDLAHEPKLDDELKAWLAFAVQKTREVAALRDALAKGRAAVAAEFDAAAVAAAARRTSARIHNPLVKRRVAALTDADARRASAYPARAAAQRARFDLPPLPTTTIGSFPQTPEIRRARAAFRQGVLDHLGYLEAMREQVRIAIDKQLSYGLDVLVHGEAERNDMVEYFGELMWGFAITSNGWVQSYGSRCVKPPLVYGDVYLPEPMTVGWASYAQSLTTKPVKGMLTGPVTMLQWSFVRDDQPRATTALQIALALRQETLDLEKAGIGMIQVDEPALREGLPLKARDRAEYLDWAVRAFRIAASGVADDTQIHTHMCYSEFGDILPSIAALDADVISIETTRSNMELLDAFETFEYPNEIGPGVYDIHSPRVPDADEIERLILLALERIPAQRLWVNPDCGLKTREWRQVDAALAAMVDAAKRVRQTVEQAVPA from the coding sequence ATGACCACCGCACACATCCTGGGTTTTCCGCGCATCGGCGCGCAACGGGAACTGAAGTTCGCCCTTGAACGCTATTGGCGCGACGGCGCGTCGGCCGACGCCGAGCGCGCGCTCGTCGACACCGGCCGCGCGCTGCGCGCCGCGCATTGGCAGACGCAGCGAGACGCCGGGCTCGACTGCGTGACCGTGGGCGATTTCGCGTGGTACGACCACGTGCTGACGACGCTCGCGCACGTCGGCGGCCTGCCGCGGCGCTTCGGCTTCGACGCGCGCGCGCTCACGCTCGCCGATTACTTCGCGGCCGCGCGCGGCAACGCCGCGCAGCCGGCGATGGAAATGACGAAGTGGTTCGATACGAACTACCACTATCTCGTGCCCGAGTATTCGCCGGCGACGACGTTCGGGCCGGGCGTCGAGTGGCTCTTCGACGAGGTGCGCGAAGCGCGCGCGCTCGGTCATCGCCCGAAGGCGGCGCTCGTCGGCCCGCTCACGCTGCTGTGGCTCGGCAAGGCGCGCGATGGGCTCGCCGATCGTCTCGAACTGCTGCCGCGCCTCGTGCCCGCGTATCGCGCGCTGCTCGCGCGGCTAAGGGAGGCGGGCGTCGACTGGGTGCAGATCGACGAGCCGATCTTCGCGCTCGATTTGCCCGCCGCGTGGCGCGACGCGGCGCGGCCCGCGTACGAAGCGCTCGTGCCCGGCGCGCCGAAGCTGCTCGTCGCGACGTATTTCGACGATGTGAGCGAGCACGCGGCGCTGTTGAAGGCGCTGCCCGTCGCGGGCCTGCATGTCGATCTCGTGCGCGGCGATGCGCAGCTCGACGCGTTCGTCGCGGACTATCCGGCCGACAAGGTGCTCTCGTGCGGCATCGTCGACGGCCGCAACGTGTGGCGCAACGATCTCGACCGCTCGCTCGCTCGGCTCGCGCCGGTGCATGAAACGCTCGGCGAGCGGCTGTGGATCGCGACGAGCTGCTCGCTGCTGCATGCGCCCGTCGATCTCGCGCACGAACCGAAGCTCGACGACGAACTGAAGGCGTGGCTCGCGTTCGCCGTGCAGAAGACGCGCGAAGTCGCCGCGCTGCGTGACGCGCTCGCGAAGGGGCGCGCGGCGGTCGCGGCGGAGTTCGACGCCGCCGCTGTGGCGGCGGCCGCGCGACGCACGTCGGCGCGCATCCACAATCCGCTCGTCAAGCGCCGCGTCGCCGCGTTGACCGACGCCGACGCGCGCCGCGCGAGCGCTTATCCGGCGCGCGCGGCCGCGCAGCGCGCGCGCTTCGACTTGCCGCCGCTGCCGACGACGACGATCGGCTCGTTCCCGCAGACGCCGGAGATCCGCCGCGCGCGCGCCGCGTTCCGGCAGGGCGTGCTCGATCACCTCGGCTATCTGGAGGCGATGCGCGAGCAGGTGCGCATCGCGATCGACAAGCAGCTCTCGTACGGCCTCGACGTGCTCGTGCACGGCGAGGCGGAGCGCAACGACATGGTCGAGTACTTCGGCGAGCTGATGTGGGGCTTCGCGATCACGAGCAACGGCTGGGTGCAGAGCTACGGATCGCGCTGCGTGAAGCCGCCCCTCGTCTACGGCGACGTCTATCTGCCGGAGCCGATGACGGTCGGCTGGGCGTCGTATGCGCAGAGCCTGACGACCAAGCCGGTGAAGGGCATGCTGACGGGGCCCGTGACGATGCTGCAATGGTCGTTCGTGCGAGACGACCAGCCGCGCGCGACGACGGCGCTGCAGATCGCGCTCGCGCTGCGGCAGGAGACGCTCGATCTGGAGAAGGCCGGCATCGGGATGATCCAGGTCGACGAGCCGGCGCTGCGCGAGGGGCTGCCGCTGAAGGCGCGCGATCGCGCCGAGTATCTGGACTGGGCGGTGCGCGCGTTCAGGATCGCGGCGTCGGGCGTCGCGGACGACACGCAGATCCACACGCACATGTGCTATTCGGAGTTCGGCGACATTCTGCCGTCGATCGCGGCGCTCGACGCGGACGTGATCTCGATCGAGACGACCCGCTCGAACATGGAGCTGCTCGACGCGTTCGAGACGTTCGAGTATCCGAACGAGATCGGGCCGGGCGTCTACGACATCCATTCGCCTCGCGTGCCGGACGCCGACGAGATCGAGCGGCTCATCCTGCTCGCGCTCGAGCGGATTCCGGCGCAGCGCCTGTGGGTGAATCCGGATTGCGGGCTGAAGACGCGCGAGTGGCGGCAGGTCGACGCGGCGCTCGCGGCGATGGTCGACGCGGCCAAGCGCGTGCGGCAGACGGTCGAGCAGGCGGTGCCGGCTTGA